ATCAAACGCCTGTAAAAGCTATCAACTCCTTCTTCAAGGTCTTGAATGCACAACTCCAAGTTTTGAAGTTGGTTTTGCACATTCTCTTCTAGGCTGTTGTCTGATTTCTTCACCTTCCGAGTGATGAGCAAGTTCAATACTGCATCAGCACTTGTGAATTCATTCGATTCGTTAACAACCTCCACAACCACTCTTTTGGTGTTCATAATCTTGGTAACTAATGACCAGCTGCTTGACTTTGGCCCAGAGATGAAGGAAATCAATGATTCAAAAACAGCAACAGCGATTGATTCTACCTCTCTCAACATGCTTACAATTTCACTGCTCACTTGTTCCTTCTTAAGGGAGGTGATGCTTCTTTTGTTTTCCAAGCCCTTGCGGAGTGCTTTCTTCATCACTTTTCGAGAGACTAAGAATTTCTTAATCTCACTTGTTAACTCCGTTTCTCCACTGCGTCTTCTACGGATAATTGATTGAAGTTCTTGTGTTGATTCTTTTGTTAGCAACAAGGCATCCTTAGCTATGTTGCAAACATCAAGGAGTCTAAGAGATCCATCCAAAATCTCATTGAGACTTTTCTCGTTATGCTCTCTGGACAATGCTTGCTGATTAAGAGGTAGCAAAAGCAACTTGTCAACACAATCATGGAGATCTTGAAGACCGCTTAATTGCGAGGTTATTGATGTTGATGGTGAAGAGGCTTCGACGGAAGACCTCAATCTGTCCTCAAATTCAGAAATAAGAGGATGTTGCCTAGAGGGGAAGCTGTTGGATCGAACGTggtaagctgccatttttctTTTCCTACAAAAGGATGGAGAGGAGATTGATAGCTGTTAATGGTGAATGTTCATGATTGATTTTCTTTGGCATCTATCATCtatttatataagcaaaaggTTGTAAGGGAGACAGAAGGAATCTCATCCTCTTCGCACACAATAAGGCTAACATGATTGTGATTTTGATCTAAACATATAATTGAGGATGTTGATGGTATGTCTCCCAACCACTATGTCCGGATCTTGTTATTGAATATTATATAACAACATGCAAAAGGCTTGCATTATCAAATAATGAGTGATTAATATATTTGCAACGCACGAGTCCATTGAACACAACCTTTTTAAGAAAGAAGCAGTGACCATTCTATGCAGATCACCATAGCTCCGAATGAGACAAGAGATGCGGGTATCTCATAATAGAGCTGGTTGTGTTTTCAAATACTTTGAAACTGGTGAGAAAGTTTGCTGATGATTCCATTGGTCTCCTCTCAATAAGACAGCAGTGTAAGTTCCATTGCATTAAGCATGTGAAAATTAAATCTAAGATtgatatatttatcattttcCAGAGACAACTAGAATCTTTACAGACTTGACATTGGGATTTAATACACGTTTAGTCTTATATGTAGGCATGCACACTGTGTTGCAAACAAGGAAGAGGCAGTGACCATCCTATCCAGATCGGCAAACGTTTATTGCAGGTAAAATTCAATGCTGAATGATAATTATTGCATAAATCCCACGTGACAACGATCAAGCTgcaatttataattaatttgatgaTTAAGCATTTCACTATTGTCTTTGTTTTTAACTGTTCATTTTCTTTTTACCGTAGAATAACTCTTTCACTCAAATAAGTGCATGACTGCTAAAATAAAGTACGGTGAAGAGAGAAATATGAAGCACGAATTTGGTCGAGGAGTCTTTTAAATTTACTATGAATATACATGTATATCCTATCTTTAATAAGTGTACATGAGCAATTTCCATCTAGGCTATCAAAATATTTGATGCCGATGCTAGAAAGCATATATGATCTTCTATAAACTAGTTGTTGTGGATGTTGAGAAGGGAAACTCTTGTTTTGATTAAACGCCTGAACAAAGATTCTAGCTTTTCTTCATAGTCTTGAACGCACATCTCGAGATTTTTCAGCTCTAGCATAGCTTGGTTAGCTTTGTTTGTCTCCTGACTCAAAAGGACATCGTCCACCTTTGCGAATTCATTTGCAACATCTTCATGGCAGCCAAATCTTTTGCTTTGCACGAGCTTTGAAACTAGAGACCAGCCACCAAGCTTAGAATGTGTCTTTGGTCCAGAAATAAAGGACAACAATGACTCAAATGCGGAAAGAGTGACAGCTTCCACCTTTCTCAAAACACTAACCAAAGTTGCGATGTCACTATCTTTGGTGGAAGGAGATGCTGAGTTTTTTGATTCAACACCTTTCACACTTTTCAAGGCTTTTTGGATTGCCTTTTTTACTACTTTCCTTGAGGCAGAGTATTTTCTAATCTCACTCTCAAGACTAACTTTTCTTCGCATGGTTGATTGAATATCTCGTGCGCATTCCTTTGTGTGCAAAATAGCATCCTTGGCTGCACTGCACATGTCCAAGAGCCTAAGAGATCCGTCCACTAATTCATCAACCCATTTCTCTTGGCGGCCTTGGGAAATGGCATGTTGAGTGAGGGGTAACTGAAGCAACTTCTCAACACAAAGGTGCAAATCCACAAGACCATTGAGTTGGTGGGCAatggaagatgatgatgatgatgttgaagTTGCTAGAGAAGCGCCTAATCCGATCAAATGGTCATTGCACTCTTCAATAAGTGGATGTGATTTGGAAGGCAAGCTGTTTGAGCGAATATGTAAGTTTGATTTTAAGGCAGCCATATTATTTTTTACTCAGGAAAGAGAATTTGGCCTAAAAGTTTTGAATGAGATAAGTTCTCTGCCATCTACTCTATctgtatttatataaatatcattaGGTGAGGAAGACATGAAGCATCTTCTTATTAAAATATGGATTAAAGCGTAACAACACTTGAGATTCAGATTAATTTGGGTGTGTACAGTGTAGCGATGTTTATGCAATGCTCCCTGCCCACCCATTTCTCCAACTCATTTCTTAATTATATTAGCTTATAAATCTTAGAGCATCTGTTTTCATAAATACTTACTTGATATTTTACATGCAACATGTACCAGTGGGTATGACACATTTTTCAGTAGTTCAAATCAAAGTGCCATTAATTAATGTTTGTCTCATATATTATGTGTGCCACTGTATGATATtgaaattttaatataaatatagcTATTGTTGGAGCCCTGCTCATGTACATAGAGAATAAATTATGTGAAGCAATATTAATAGCTAGGGAACCATTAAATTAACTAATAGTATcgttattattataataattatacacatctcaaacatgATTGTTACGTAAAAGAAATACCAGACCTTCAATCAATACCCCTAGGCCTATAAACACTGTTTCTTaataagagaagaaaaagaagatttATAAATTGCACTGTCCCCAATACAGAAAGAGCAAAGAGATACTTTCTTTTCTTATTGCTTAGATGCGTGTGATCTGAGCTTCCAGCTGGCTTTGCTCTgacaatttattttaatatataaagaaaaattttCTACGTCCTACGGGTGGCAATTCGTGTTATCGtatcataatcgtgtcgacacgattagagtaaacccgtacacgacacgattattattcGTGTCAGAAATCCAAACccgtacacgacacgattatctTAGCGGGTTACACGTGTCGACACGATAACACGTTTAATAAATTTGTCATTTGACACAAATCTAAAACTGACACGATTAATACACAATTAAACGTGTAATGACACGACACGAAATTGACACgattaacataatataaataaattaaaatgtttatATAATCTTAAACGTGTCTTAAGCGTGTCATTTTCGGGTTAAGCGGGTTGACCCGAAAATGACACGTTTAATAAAGGTGTTAAACGTGTCGATACGATTATGACACAAAAATTAAACGTGTcacccaaacccatttatttcgtgtcgttttcgagtcgtgtcatcgtgtcgtatCGAAAATTGTCAGCCCTAGTCCTACAGGTggagctctcagtgtttctcaacCCGTTAATATTTTTtagagtaatttttttttataactatgtatattgtagctatttagagcatctgcaaattttcagaaaattacgAATCGTTTAcaatactgaaaactaggttaaaatatgttgttttccacgcgcataaaaaaaattagtcacgtgtgcaacaacatgcttgaacttagttttcggtactgtaaactattcagaattttctgaaatttgacaggatgctctaaatagctacaatatacacgttcataaaaaaagtcgcgccgaaaactgttcacagattGAGAACActaagagccccaccggtagggcttaaagtgaagctcctgtgtaggagaattctcctatatatattctatataaaaaatgtgttgataacaaatttttttgttttaaaggtattttatttttatttgttaactttgacagaatatttttatatttgacGGTAAAttataaacattaattaaacttaaataaataattaaataaattaaaatatgatatttttgagatattttactatgataattatttaaaaataataaaactatatatttcataatttaaataaaatttaagtaaACTTGaacttaatattatataaaatatataatatataatattttgttattacattcaaattcaaaaactagaactaatataaacttaaaaaaaataaagaaattattcaaaatagaattttttaaaaaaatattttgtgataatttaaataattaaataataataatataaatatatatcatttttttattttataaatttgtgtgatagtttgttttttatcaagtgaatgaagctctttttcttcatcaaattcactaaaggacattgtgagaactaaaaatagttgatacatgtataatactgtctacactatgactttttctattctttatttttattattaatttctttttaaatattattgtattttatatatatttcgtgTAGtcgtgtaaatatatatatttatgtcaacgctgtgtttagatatcatatatgtagaaattattgatataaatatttatatatactatagaattataattcattctattttatatatatagttaaaaaACAGTGAacgagtttttattaaaattatagacaatatttacaactttaaaactaaacaaacgtgaatgcttctacctagtatatctcttctatataaaaaggttttaacggttttttatttttttctgttaactttaacgaaatattcttatatttaagagaatattcttatatttaacggtagattgtaaacatgactaaaacttaaataaaattaaataattaaaaaaattaaaaaaagatatttttaatagatattttacaatcataattatttaaaaataacaaaaccatatatttaataacttaaataaaatttaattaaatttaaacttaatattatattaaacataaaatatataatcttttgttgtcactgccacaTTAAAATACTAGaagaaacataaacttaaacaaaaaattaattaattaattaattaaaatagaatattttttaagatattttatgataatttaaataattaaatcatatttatttaaaaaataataaatgtatatatatcatttttttatcttataaatttgtgtgatatttTGTTTTTTCTCAAGTAATtgaatctctttttcttcatcaaattcaccaaatgacattgtgagatatattagaaactaaaaatagtttatgcatgtatattactgtctacactatgacattttctattattattttatttctattattaatttctttttaaatattattgtattttatatatatgtcatgtagccatgtaaatatatatttctgtcaatgttgtgtttaggtgtcatatatgtagattattgatataaatatttatatatactatagaactataatttattctattatatatatttaaaaaaaaaaacaggaaaccaatttttattaaaattatt
The genomic region above belongs to Humulus lupulus chromosome 1, drHumLupu1.1, whole genome shotgun sequence and contains:
- the LOC133815242 gene encoding uncharacterized protein LOC133815242; amino-acid sequence: MAALKSNLHIRSNSLPSKSHPLIEECNDHLIGLGASLATSTSSSSSSIAHQLNGLVDLHLCVEKLLQLPLTQHAISQGRQEKWVDELVDGSLRLLDMCSAAKDAILHTKECARDIQSTMRRKVSLESEIRKYSASRKVVKKAIQKALKSVKGVESKNSASPSTKDSDIATLVSVLRKVEAVTLSAFESLLSFISGPKTHSKLGGWSLVSKLVQSKRFGCHEDVANEFAKVDDVLLSQETNKANQAMLELKNLEMCVQDYEEKLESLFRRLIKTRVSLLNIHNN
- the LOC133833728 gene encoding uncharacterized protein LOC133833728 gives rise to the protein MAAYHVRSNSFPSRQHPLISEFEDRLRSSVEASSPSTSITSQLSGLQDLHDCVDKLLLLPLNQQALSREHNEKSLNEILDGSLRLLDVCNIAKDALLLTKESTQELQSIIRRRRSGETELTSEIKKFLVSRKVMKKALRKGLENKRSITSLKKEQVSSEIVSMLREVESIAVAVFESLISFISGPKSSSWSLVTKIMNTKRVVVEVVNESNEFTSADAVLNLLITRKVKKSDNSLEENVQNQLQNLELCIQDLEEGVDSFYRRLIKTRVSLLNILNH